In Lagopus muta isolate bLagMut1 chromosome 6, bLagMut1 primary, whole genome shotgun sequence, one DNA window encodes the following:
- the DHCR7 gene encoding 7-dehydrocholesterol reductase → MAAHREKKSEERNHKSAQNGAQAPQAQWGRAWEVDWFSLASILFLLAFAPLIVYYFIMSCDQYQCSLTDPLINLLTGNKHLSDIWNKTPSLTYTAVGIYAAWVAFQVILYVFVPDFCHKFLPGYVGGVQEGAVTPAGVVNKYEVNGLQAWIITHVLWFANAYYFHYFSPTIIFDNWIPLLWCANILGYVVSTFAMIKGYFFPTNAKDCKFTGNFFYDYMMGIEFNPRIGKWFDFKLFFNGRPGIVAWTLINLSYAAKQQELYGHITNSMILVNVLQGIYVLDYFWNEAWYLKTIDICHDHFGWYLGWGDCVWLPYLYTLQGLYLVYHPVQLCTANAIGILALGLVGYYIFRMTNHQKDLFRRTNGNCKIWGKKPNYIECSYMSVDGTKYYSKLLTSGFWGWARHFNYTGDLMGSLAYCLTCGFEHILPYFYIVYMTILLTHRCIRDEHRCYSKYGKDWKRYTAAVPYRLLPGLF, encoded by the exons ATGGCAGCCCATCGGgagaaaaaatctgaagaaagaaatcacaaaagTGCCCAAAATGGTGCTCAGGCTCCTCAGGCACAGTGGGGAAGAGCATG GGAGGTagactggttttccttggcaaGCATTCTTTTCCTACTCGCATTTGCGCCACTTATCGTGTATTACTTCATCATGTCCTGCGACCAGTACCAGTGCTCTCTGACTGATCCACTCATCAACTTGCTCACGGGGAATAAACATCTGTCTGACATCTGGAACAAGACTCCTTCTCTGACTTATACAGCTGTTGGCATCTATGCTGCTTGGGTTGCTTTCCAG GTGATTCTGTATGTGTTTGTTCCTGACTTCTGCCACAAGTTTCTTCCTGGATACGTAGGAGGCGTACAAGAAGGTGCTGTTACTCCTGCTG GTGTAGTAAATAAGTATGAAGTCAATGGACTCCAAGCTTGGATCATTACCCACGTACTTTGGTTTGCAAATGCCTATTATTTCCACTATTTCTCACCTACCATCATTTTTGACAATTGGATTCCTCTCCTGTGGTGTGCCAATATCCTGGGATATGTGGTTTCCACATTTGCGATGATTAAAGGCTACTTCTTCCCTACTAATGCCAAAGATTG cAAATTCACTGGCAACTTCTTTTACGACTACATGATGGGGATTGAATTTAACCCTCGAATAGGGAAGTGGTTTGATTTCAAGCTGTTCTTCAATGGACGCCCTGGTATTGTAGCCTGGACTCTGATAAACCTTTCGTATGCTGCTAAACAGCAGGAGCTGTATGGTCACATAACcaactcaatgatccttgttAATGTCCTTCAG GGTATTTATGTTTTGGACTATTTCTGGAATGAAGCCTGGTATTTGAAAACCATTGATATCTGCCACGATCATTTTGGATGGTACTTGGGCTGGGGAGACTGCGTTTGGTTGCCTTACCTCTACACTCTGCAG GGTTTATATTTGGTTTACCaccctgtgcagctctgcacagctaaTGCCATCGGGATCTTGGCGTTGGGCTTGGTTGGCTACTATATCTTCAGAATGACAAACCACCAGAAAGATCTCTTCCGCCGTACCAACGGCAACTGCAAGATATGGGGCAAAAAGCCCAACTACATTGAGTGCTCCTACATGTCTGTGGATGGGACCAAGTACTACAGCAAGCTGCTGACCTCAGGGTTCTGGGGGTGGGCACGCCATTTCAACTACACTGGAGATCTAATGGGCTCCCTGGCCTATTGTCTGACCTGTGGGTTTGAACACATCTTGCCTTACTTCTACATTGTTTATATGACTATTCTGCTAACTCACCGTTGCATTAGGGATGAACACCGTTGTTACAGCAAATATGGGAAAGACTGGAAACGCTACACTGCTGCAGTACCCTACCGGCTCCTACCAGGGCTGTTTTAA